A single region of the Mercenaria mercenaria strain notata chromosome 6, MADL_Memer_1, whole genome shotgun sequence genome encodes:
- the LOC123549541 gene encoding uncharacterized protein LOC123549541: MKAAFAEFVSQCFVVALGYKQLTELSLTGHHYPSLAELAMDKFSEGGYTKYQQTHRLGGPLSDVTSRKRKAQVVIENDKLTDTNREQKRRRLEILDENFSENVQPTLEKVEYRVELPYRNKEIVPELKNDGNLLHSRVRFRGTSVLEGLRNLAAASYATVPLPKHLTCISSRARNTFLLAKPQKTVNTSSQNVTHNQTKHGK; this comes from the exons ATGAAGGCAGCATTTGCAGAATTTGTTTCACAG TGCTTTGTGGTGGCCCTGGGTTATAAACAGTTAACAGAGCTCAGTTTGACAGGACACCATTACCCTTCTTTGGCGGAACTTGCAATGGACAAGTTTTCTGAG GGTGGATATACAAAGTATCAACAGACACACAGATTGGGTGGACCTCTCAGTGATGTCACATCCAGGAAAAGAAAAG CGCAGGTAGTGATTGAAAATGACAAGCTTACAGATACAAACAGAGAACAGAAGCGAAGAAGATTGGAGATTCTAGACGAGAATTTCAGTGAAAATGTGCAACCTACCTTAGAGAAAGTGGAGTACAGG GTCGAATTGCCATACAGAAACAAAGAAATTGTACCAGAATTGAAAAACGATGGCAATTTGCTACACAGCCGAGTGCGTTTCCGTGGAACTAGTGTACTGGAAGGACTAAGAAATCTTGCAGCAGCTTCTTATGCCACTGTGCCTTTACCAAAACATTTAACATGCATTTCATCAAGAGCTAGGAACACCTTTTTATTAGCAAAACCACAAAAAACTGTAAATACATCATCACAAAATGTGACTCACAATCAGACAAAACATGGGAAGTAG